The sequence below is a genomic window from Gossypium hirsutum isolate 1008001.06 chromosome A11, Gossypium_hirsutum_v2.1, whole genome shotgun sequence.
CTTCTAAAGTAGTATACAATGAAAACCCTGATGCTGAGTTTGTCAAGTCCGGTGGTTTCTCATATGCAATTGTTGTAGTAGGGGAGCATCCATATGCAGAGACAAAAGGAGACAACTTAAACTTGACAATTCCTGAACCAGGGCCAAGCACAATCACAAATGTATGTGGAACTGTGAAATGCGTTGTGGTTGTAGTTTCCGGTCGTCCTGTTGTGATCCAACCTTATGTTGCCTCCATGGAAGCTCTTGTCGCTGCATGGCTGCCAGGAAGCGAGGGTCAAGGAGTTGCTGATGTGTTGTTTGGTGATTTTGGCTTTACTGGCAAGCTTTCATTCACCTGGTTCAAGACTGTTGATCAGTTGCCAATGCATGTTGGAGATCCACATTATGATCCCCTCTTCCCATTAGGATTTGGCCTCACCACTCAACCAGCCAAAGCACAGTAGCCAATCTTTTCTATAAGTTACATCTACTTTCAAGTAGTttgaatccatttacaaacttcatttatatttttttctatcctagttttgaattttttttatcttatttctatattatatgtaattatttatctttatctttaattttataaatagaaGTTTTTGTTAATAAATCAAGTGGAGAGATTTCATAAGCCTCCCATTACTTCAATACAAGAGTCCAACTATAGCAACTACTATTAGTAAAActgaatattgaaaaataaatctcaTCAACTTCTTCTAAAGCTACATCAAATGATCACCTTCACATCAACAATTTCCATCTATTCACATCTATTCTAACACGAAccattcattattttcatattcttcCAATTCCAAAGTTCCACAAGTATTTTACTGTAACTTCTAGCTGTCATCTTCATATCAGAGTGATGGATATATGAACTCCAGGGGGAATATAACATCTACGAGAGCAttagatatattattataaaGCAATACTGAAAATGTAAAACATACCAGTGCATTGTGCTATGCCATCATCAGTCCATGTCTGCAATTACAGAGCAACTTCGCCTTGTTCTCAGCTTCTTTAATCTGCCTCAGGATTTCAGATTTTTTCTCTAGTTGGGCATCTAATATGGTATTAATTTTCTCAAACTGCTGCTTTAGCTTATTAAAATCTTTGCTTTTGTTCTTCCtctcaaaatttcttttcttttctcacaTTCATTGTATTtatcttcatctttctttttgcCTCCCTTTGTTTTACCCTTTTGCTTCCCTTCTGATTCTTTCCTGATATTTTCTATTACTATCCTGGAGGCTATGCCACTCATGCTTCACAACAATTTTTCCGGCTTCCTCTTTTTTCTCCTCCTTATCTGtttctttcctcttctttttctctaTCCTTGTGCTTTGCATCTTTATTGTCGTTTGTCTTTCTTCTTATCCTTTGTTATGGGATATAATTTGGTTGCAAATGGATTCAAAATTCCGTAATTTCTgttatattttctttgtttttgttgcTTTGTAATTAAACGCCACATTTTAGGAACATCGTTTAATGAAACGATGAGTTTTGGGGGTGAGAAGCAAACGAGGGCGTTTTGGCTACGGGTACGTTACAACCGTTTAATGAAACGGTGTGTTTCATACCTCCAGTTGGCCGTAACGGCCACTAACTGAAAATCAAACTCTCTCCCTCCTGTTTATCAGCAGAGGGAAGGGAATGGTTATGCAAACAATTATGGAATGAAAATTGCttcttttttcttcctcctcATTCTCTGCCTCTTTCTTTCTcgttttctttcttatttttggaATTCATCCTTAACAAAGGTATCAGAGCTTGGCGGTTCTCATAGCCGATGAAGGGATTTCCACTCACTTGCAAAAGGAGGTGACCTATCTTCAGTAGGAGATGACCAAATTGAAAACTAAGGTCTCCCGGTGGGATACTCATTTGGAGGAACGATTCAAGGATTTGAAGGAGGATTTGAGAGTGAGTTCAAGTCAGACCTTTAGGAGTTGTTTGAATAGTACTTGGGAAAGTTGTCTGGTTCTTCAGGAGCTGGACCATCAATAGACGAAGGGAAAGGCGTATTGGAAGGGCCTCCACCATGTTTCCCCCCTAGGGAGTCATTGCCAACCCTTCATTGAGTGGAGATTGGAAGTTTGACCTCTCCTCAACGCCAAGGTAGGATGGACATTGTTTCACGATCCCACAAGCTGGAGTGCCCCCGGTTTGATGGCACTGACTTTCGAGGCTGGTGGGCCAAGTTAACGCAGTACTTCGAGACTAAAAGAGTCACAGTCAATTTAAAATGCAATTCTTCCTTCTCATGATTTGGCTCTACATCCTTCGCCTTGACTTTGAAGTGGAATTCTTCCTTCTTCACCTTTCTTTCTCCACTGATTATCAATTCAGATGTATCTTGCGACTGTGAACCCTTTGCCACAAACTCAAACTTGAATGTAAAGCCTTCCTGAGTTTTCTGCAAATTCCTTGAAAGAAACGTGACATGTAAATAAACAAGGACGAAATACAACCGTAAATGACGATGGAGTATAGGATCCATTAAAGAACACAGCAAGATGGTTGGTATATTACAACTGCCGGCATTATACATGATATCAATTCTAACACAGAACTTGTGATGGTAGCAGCAAATTGTTTCCATTTTCTAACACACGAAAACCCCGGAAATCCGTACTAATTCGATTCAACTGGAAAAAGTAACCTTACATTTCAAGCAAtacaataaaaggaaaaaaaatggtaCTATAAAATGTGTTCATGACAAATCAATATAAGATTCTTTTCAAACCATTATAATTTTCGTACTTCCAAGAATAAGGTTACTATGGACTGGAGACATATGAATGCTTATAAGAAATGGATTTTAGATACCAGTAATATTTGTGAAACCCGGTGCGATATTGTGACCTTGCACCACTGGTAACACCATAAACAATGCTGCGATCAGATGCAGCCAACCCAGCCCCTCTCCGACCATCATGACAACTGCCACAACCAAGGACAAGCCATTACAACCCAATGTCACTGCCTCAAAATTGACCGAGCCACAATTGAGTCGACCTATGTAGTCCTTAGTACGCAAGCATGTTATTGTCATTTAGATATTCACCCCAAATTATACACTAGACAGTCCAAATCATTTTCAATATATTCATCAACATGAAATCTCTATTTATGAACCTGTAAGAATATTCAAATTATCTACAACAAGAAAAACAGCTTATGATGATGATTTAAAAGGAAAGAAACATATGCTTcctgaaatgaccaaattgatcATCCTCCTGAAATCTAAGCTATTATTATACAAATCAAGAAATACCCAGATACTGTTTcccattaaaaattcaaaaaaagaaatcaaaacaaCAAGCAATCAATAAAAATGAAAGCTTCATCTCAGCAAGctgccaaaaaagaaaaagaaagatctTGAAACacccaaaaccaaaacaaaaaagaagaaatgtAGAGACGTATGTATGTACCTTGAATCTGCTAAGACAAAAGAGAAGAGTAGAAAGTTGTGGATGTGTTTAGAACACCTCCACTGGGGTGTTACTTTCAATCTCACTGCCATCTCAAGTTTTAACAGGAAGTTAGAGGTCCAGCGGATAGACTGGAACCCCAAAAAAAGAATAATTCCTCCTTTAACCCCCttcatatttattttctttttgaagaatctctattttttaatatatataattttaattattacttaatataacataattttaatatatatagatattattTAGTATACATATATTACGATTTTTTTCCtaataatttgatttcaaatataAGATAATTGTAATTATTGTTTAATACAGCATagtttctaatatatattataatttaatataaatatcattttaataatttttaattataatttaacacaaataaattgaaaaaatgaaagAGGGCTCATAAGTTAGAACATAAAGAAAAGACTCAAAATTTCAATGGCTTCTGCTCCTTGAAAATATACAAACAGAAAAATTAGCAGAACAAAGAATGCGATGACAGTTGTTACTAACAATCCTGATTATTTTTGTATACTAAAGGTCTCCTTTACATTATTTAAATCTCAAAGAGTCCAACAGCGCTGTTTGACATACTGCAAACTTAACCCTCATATTCACAAGTTTATGGCTATTTGACTCTCATTTAATGGGAGTTTGCAAGTGGCTACTTGACATGTTCTAGTTCAGTTTTAAAAGAGATAATTCAATAAAGGCTCCAGGATCAACTTTTCTTCCAAGGATACATAAAATGATCATCTCCATATAACAGTTCCATCAATGCTAACTCGAACGATTCATTATTATAAGATTCTTACAATTCCAAAGTCACAAATTTTCACGCTGTAAATTTCTAGCTGTCATTTTCATATCAGAGTGATGGATATATGAACCTTTGGGGGAATCTATATTATCCATGTAAACATTATACAtactattacaaaaaaaaaatgcgtGTGTAAAACAC
It includes:
- the LOC107891689 gene encoding uncharacterized protein — translated: MAVRLKVTPQWRCSKHIHNFLLFSFVLADSSCHDGRRGAGLAASDRSIVYGVTSGARSQYRTGFHKYYWNLQKTQEGFTFKFEFVAKGSQSQDTSELIISGERKVKKEEFHFKVKAKDVEPNHEKEELHFKLTVTLLVSKYCVNLAHQPRKSVPSNRGHSSLWDRETMSILPWR